A stretch of Candidatus Dadabacteria bacterium DNA encodes these proteins:
- a CDS encoding FAD-binding protein, with product MGLQAAKRDGRWKSRIASELAAILGAEAVISAEDELIAYESDGLTGYRVKPVFVVLPSSAEEVSRVVGLCSREKIPFVPRGAGTGLSGGALPSREGIVISLSRMNRILDVDIPNRVVVVEPGVVNISVTDAVSAEGFYYAPDPSSQIVCTIGGNVAENSGGVHCLKYGVTTNHVLGVEMVLPDGAVVTLGGPTPESLGYDLLSLVVGSEGLLGIVTKVFLRIIKKPQLVKTLFASFERIEDAGASVSAIISSGVIPAGMEIMDNLSINAVESTVGAGYPRDAGAILLVELDGPGAEVNAQVPAVNRILRENNAIEIKLAADENERQLFWKGRKSAFAAMGKISPGYYVQDGVIPRSSLARVLGEIGELGSRYGLRVANVFHAGDGNLHPLVLYDPEIEGESEKAEELSGEILRVCVDVGGSITGEHGVGFDKKRFLPLMFSEQEIDTMNLVRCTFDEEGLCNPGKVFPTPRTCVEPGMRKHGSEAPPSKEMGELF from the coding sequence ATGGGTTTGCAAGCCGCAAAAAGAGACGGAAGATGGAAGTCCCGTATCGCTTCGGAACTCGCAGCAATACTGGGTGCCGAGGCGGTTATCTCCGCCGAAGATGAACTGATCGCCTATGAAAGCGACGGGCTTACGGGATACAGGGTTAAGCCTGTTTTCGTCGTTCTGCCTTCAAGTGCAGAGGAAGTTTCCCGGGTCGTAGGGCTCTGTAGTCGCGAAAAAATTCCTTTCGTTCCAAGAGGAGCGGGAACTGGGCTGTCCGGGGGTGCTCTTCCGAGCCGGGAAGGGATAGTTATATCGCTTTCAAGAATGAACAGAATTCTCGACGTGGATATCCCGAACCGCGTAGTTGTGGTCGAACCCGGGGTGGTAAATATCTCCGTGACCGATGCGGTAAGCGCCGAGGGATTTTACTACGCCCCCGATCCTTCAAGCCAAATCGTGTGCACTATAGGAGGCAACGTTGCGGAGAACTCGGGGGGAGTCCATTGTCTTAAGTACGGAGTAACGACCAATCACGTGCTTGGAGTGGAGATGGTTTTACCTGACGGTGCAGTGGTTACGCTCGGGGGTCCTACCCCGGAGAGTTTAGGATACGATCTTCTCTCGCTCGTGGTCGGAAGCGAGGGGCTGTTGGGCATCGTTACCAAGGTCTTTTTGAGGATAATAAAGAAGCCTCAGCTCGTTAAAACCCTCTTTGCCTCGTTTGAGAGGATTGAAGATGCCGGGGCATCGGTCTCCGCGATTATTTCTTCCGGGGTAATTCCCGCGGGGATGGAGATCATGGACAATCTTAGCATAAACGCTGTTGAATCCACCGTGGGCGCCGGATACCCGAGGGATGCCGGAGCGATTCTTCTAGTGGAGCTTGACGGGCCGGGGGCGGAAGTTAATGCGCAGGTTCCGGCCGTAAACCGGATACTTCGGGAGAACAACGCGATTGAAATAAAACTGGCGGCGGATGAAAACGAAAGGCAGCTTTTCTGGAAGGGACGTAAAAGCGCGTTTGCCGCCATGGGGAAAATAAGTCCCGGATACTATGTCCAGGACGGGGTAATACCCAGGAGCAGTCTCGCCAGGGTTCTCGGAGAGATAGGAGAGCTTGGCAGTCGGTACGGTCTTCGGGTGGCGAACGTCTTTCACGCTGGAGACGGAAATCTTCATCCGTTGGTGCTTTATGATCCCGAAATTGAAGGGGAATCTGAGAAAGCTGAGGAACTTTCCGGGGAAATTCTCAGGGTATGCGTTGATGTCGGCGGGAGCATTACGGGAGAGCACGGCGTCGGGTTTGACAAGAAGAGATTTCTTCCGCTTATGTTCAGTGAACAGGAAATAGACACGATGAATCTGGTGCGGTGCACTTTTGATGAGGAAGGGCTCTGCAACCCCGGCAAAGTGTTTCCGACGCCGAGAACGTGCGTTGAGCCCGGGATGCGGAAGCACGGTTCCGAAGCTCCTCCGTCAAAGGAAATGGGGGAGCTTTTCTAG
- a CDS encoding FAD-binding oxidoreductase, with amino-acid sequence MSYVAELSKMVSSFHVPGSGDVDPGVPEFGFSPEIVLYPETVEEVSRVLRFASRNGIRVFPFAGGTKLFLGNPVGTVGAALSLKRLCRVLFHEPSDMVSTVQCGMEVREFQEAVGCENQLFPVDPPRLASGATVGGLVSSNLCGPMSTRYGTCRELILGVKAVRADGEVINLGGKVVKNVAGYDIPKLMVGSLGTLCVLAEATFRLYPRQPFSRTVVLSFDDHVSCSRAARTILAADVVPTCFEILDEKLSSELGASQEAKRSILLRFDSFEEAVMDQIKQVREATSGQTAAFVEMDDERSRELWDSVREFPFSLEGGFSSKLTLPVTGSIEVLSDIESVPAISGVTVRCLSRPARGVALVSVSGEDEGAVEAARLLENFSDSFGGRIMFSGIPSGLRERIKAWGDFGESLFLMKNIKQRFDPGGILPGEKIFDAN; translated from the coding sequence ATGTCCTACGTAGCAGAACTCTCCAAGATGGTTTCAAGTTTCCATGTTCCGGGTTCCGGGGATGTAGACCCTGGTGTCCCGGAATTCGGTTTCTCTCCCGAAATAGTTCTTTATCCTGAAACCGTCGAGGAGGTATCCCGGGTCCTCAGATTCGCCTCGCGAAACGGCATCCGGGTTTTTCCTTTTGCGGGAGGGACCAAGCTTTTTCTCGGCAACCCGGTCGGGACGGTTGGTGCGGCGCTCTCGCTCAAGCGTCTTTGCAGGGTGCTGTTTCACGAGCCTTCCGACATGGTTTCCACGGTCCAGTGTGGTATGGAGGTCAGGGAGTTTCAGGAGGCGGTCGGGTGTGAGAATCAGCTTTTTCCGGTGGACCCGCCCCGTCTTGCCTCCGGGGCGACCGTGGGGGGACTTGTGTCATCGAATCTTTGCGGCCCCATGAGCACCAGATACGGTACTTGCAGGGAACTTATTCTGGGAGTCAAGGCTGTGAGGGCCGACGGCGAGGTGATAAACTTGGGAGGAAAGGTGGTTAAAAACGTGGCGGGTTACGATATCCCCAAACTTATGGTGGGTTCGCTCGGAACCCTGTGCGTTTTGGCGGAAGCAACTTTCAGGCTCTACCCAAGACAGCCCTTCTCCAGGACCGTTGTCCTGAGCTTCGATGACCATGTTTCCTGTTCCCGGGCCGCGCGGACGATTCTTGCCGCTGATGTTGTTCCCACGTGCTTTGAAATACTGGATGAAAAGCTCTCCTCGGAGCTCGGGGCTTCGCAGGAGGCGAAAAGGAGCATCCTGCTTAGGTTCGACAGCTTCGAAGAGGCCGTAATGGATCAGATAAAACAGGTGAGGGAAGCGACTTCGGGCCAGACCGCCGCTTTCGTGGAGATGGACGATGAGCGTTCGCGGGAGTTATGGGATTCGGTAAGGGAGTTCCCGTTTTCCCTGGAGGGAGGGTTTTCTTCCAAGCTTACTCTCCCCGTAACGGGTTCGATAGAGGTTCTCTCCGATATTGAGAGCGTTCCGGCAATCTCGGGAGTCACGGTGCGTTGTCTTTCAAGGCCCGCCAGAGGAGTCGCGCTTGTTTCTGTAAGCGGCGAGGATGAAGGGGCGGTCGAAGCGGCGCGTCTTCTTGAAAATTTTTCTGATTCGTTCGGGGGCCGTATCATGTTCTCGGGAATTCCCAGCGGACTCAGGGAGAGGATAAAGGCGTGGGGAGATTTTGGAGAATCTCTCTTTCTTATGAAAAACATCAAGCAGCGTTTTGATCCCGGGGGCATACTGCCCGGCGAAAAGATATTCGACGCGAACTGA
- a CDS encoding DUF3891 family protein, whose protein sequence is MIRRESDEGWVLIAQPDHAFLSSRIMNFWGNEDFETITPRDKVMLAIREHDCGWEKVDSAADFNPENGYPRNFMEMRTESQFEIWSECFERHLGEHPYACALIALHFSEFNERNISRNPGDKAAVSLRNKIRGFLRRDLGIRVGEGSLNGYLPADIRTNLRFLQVGDIISLALCHGTRSVTIRDVPVNYLGDTTEINLSSEDGLNYTVSPNPFSQDSLRFDISGRKLEKKSFGEEAELKEAFHRADGETFDLSISSKVEGRNVA, encoded by the coding sequence ATGATAAGAAGAGAATCCGACGAGGGATGGGTGCTCATAGCGCAGCCGGACCACGCTTTTCTTTCTTCGAGAATAATGAATTTCTGGGGTAATGAGGATTTTGAGACCATCACCCCCAGAGATAAGGTGATGCTGGCCATAAGGGAACATGACTGCGGATGGGAGAAGGTGGATTCTGCGGCTGATTTCAACCCGGAAAACGGCTATCCGAGAAACTTCATGGAGATGCGTACCGAGAGCCAGTTTGAGATCTGGTCTGAGTGTTTTGAGAGACATCTGGGCGAGCATCCATACGCCTGCGCTCTTATAGCGCTTCACTTCTCCGAATTTAACGAGAGGAACATATCGAGGAATCCGGGCGATAAAGCGGCCGTTTCGCTTAGAAACAAGATCAGGGGGTTCCTGCGCCGGGACCTTGGGATCAGGGTTGGAGAGGGGAGCCTGAACGGATATCTTCCCGCTGATATCCGGACTAATCTCAGATTTCTTCAGGTGGGCGACATAATATCGCTCGCTCTTTGCCACGGAACAAGATCAGTCACGATTCGGGACGTTCCGGTTAACTACCTTGGAGATACAACGGAGATAAACCTGTCCTCAGAGGACGGACTTAACTATACGGTCTCTCCAAATCCTTTTTCGCAGGACTCTCTTCGCTTTGATATATCCGGCAGAAAGCTTGAGAAAAAATCGTTCGGCGAAGAGGCGGAGTTAAAAGAAGCGTTTCACCGGGCGGACGGCGAAACTTTTGACCTCTCGATTTCCTCGAAGGTGGAGGGACGCAATGTCGCTTGA
- a CDS encoding 4Fe-4S dicluster domain-containing protein — translation MSLESAFDDTDRPSGKIIQDCVHCGFCLSSCPTYLETGNELDSPRGRIHLIKAAEEGRIPMGTSLVKHLDLCLGCLACETACPSGVKYGSLIEMSRGQIERRFKRGFGEKMLRAFIFSVFPYPRRLRFLLPFVYLVKALGLKRVFPSALLNRISLSGSSMFHMLPEISSAFGETLAASYPAVGERKKRVALLSGCVQGVFFPEINRATVEVLCASGCEVFVPQNQGCCGALSVHSGRLEEGRGFARKLVDLFDAVDVDAIVVNSAGCGSTMKEYVELLREDPVYFDAAARLSAKTVDLMEFLSDTGIGARLHPLDIKVTYQDACHIVHGQGIRSAPRELLASVPGLRFTEMLRSDHCCGSAGIYNIVQPEMSSRLLSGKIREIEKTGADYLAVGNPGCMIQIRRGLLGSDSRTKVIHPVEILNWSLKGGIS, via the coding sequence ATGTCGCTTGAGAGTGCTTTTGACGATACGGACCGGCCGAGCGGGAAGATAATACAGGACTGCGTTCACTGCGGCTTCTGTCTTTCATCCTGTCCCACCTACCTGGAAACCGGGAACGAACTTGATTCTCCTAGAGGGAGAATACATCTGATAAAGGCCGCGGAGGAAGGAAGAATCCCTATGGGGACCTCGCTTGTAAAACACCTTGACCTGTGCCTTGGATGTCTCGCCTGTGAAACCGCGTGCCCATCGGGAGTCAAGTACGGGAGTCTCATAGAGATGTCCAGGGGGCAGATTGAAAGGAGATTCAAGAGGGGATTTGGGGAAAAGATGCTGAGGGCCTTTATCTTCAGCGTTTTTCCATATCCCCGAAGACTGAGGTTTCTTCTGCCGTTTGTCTATCTGGTGAAAGCGCTTGGCCTAAAGAGAGTTTTCCCGTCGGCTCTTCTGAATAGGATAAGTCTCTCGGGTTCTTCCATGTTCCACATGCTCCCTGAAATAAGCTCCGCTTTCGGGGAAACCCTTGCGGCTTCTTATCCGGCTGTTGGAGAGAGAAAAAAGAGAGTCGCTCTTCTGAGTGGCTGCGTTCAGGGGGTCTTTTTTCCGGAGATAAACAGGGCCACGGTAGAAGTGCTTTGCGCAAGCGGGTGCGAAGTTTTTGTTCCGCAGAATCAAGGATGCTGCGGGGCTCTCTCCGTTCACTCCGGAAGGCTTGAGGAAGGAAGGGGATTCGCGAGAAAACTCGTGGATCTTTTCGATGCCGTTGACGTAGACGCCATAGTTGTTAATTCCGCCGGATGCGGTTCGACCATGAAGGAGTACGTCGAGCTTCTGCGCGAGGATCCGGTTTACTTCGATGCCGCGGCGCGGCTTTCAGCAAAAACGGTGGACCTCATGGAATTTCTTTCGGATACGGGAATCGGCGCGCGACTGCATCCTCTTGATATAAAGGTTACTTACCAGGACGCGTGCCATATTGTCCATGGCCAGGGGATACGATCTGCTCCAAGGGAACTTCTGGCAAGTGTTCCGGGGCTTAGGTTTACCGAAATGTTGCGATCCGATCACTGCTGCGGGAGTGCCGGGATATATAATATCGTGCAGCCGGAGATGTCCTCCAGACTTCTCTCGGGGAAAATACGCGAGATAGAGAAAACCGGCGCCGATTATCTGGCCGTCGGGAATCCCGGGTGCATGATACAAATCCGCAGGGGATTACTCGGCTCAGATTCCCGAACCAAAGTTATACATCCCGTAGAGATTCTTAACTGGTCGCTGAAAGGCGGTATCAGTTAA
- a CDS encoding HU family DNA-binding protein translates to MNGKPLTKSQLSSSLAEKAGITKATARTVIDAIASIACEEVKAKGEFTIPGVGKLVISNRSARMGRNPATGEVISIPARKVLKFRVAKACKDSVLG, encoded by the coding sequence ATGAACGGAAAACCATTAACAAAATCCCAGCTTTCAAGCAGCCTAGCAGAGAAGGCGGGAATAACAAAGGCAACAGCCAGAACCGTGATAGACGCTATAGCGTCAATTGCATGTGAGGAAGTAAAAGCAAAAGGAGAATTCACCATTCCCGGAGTCGGCAAACTGGTTATCAGTAATCGTAGTGCCAGAATGGGAAGAAATCCCGCCACCGGTGAAGTAATCAGCATACCAGCCAGAAAAGTCCTGAAATTCAGGGTTGCAAAAGCCTGTAAGGACTCTGTACTGGGTTAA
- a CDS encoding efflux RND transporter periplasmic adaptor subunit, with protein sequence MRSWFREKRKSNWLVLFLILFGFLFVLVFLYARFLHERESDAQHHSEENAYRPVKVITPVPSSGSIYTEVLGRVRGKQTVLVRATVSGWVKRVDSGRGQEIEKDGIILELYDYRVETRLDEAKYNLESARGKFAEADRVYQRNTALFEKGIVSEDETEASRNLLETASAGVKALEASYNRAKWNYENLKIRSPIQGQIVEIVPDIGQETRSGDVVAKVVNLSGRKVIAGVDVSVARSVKRGDALEVSLARDGTVETVTGEVDGVSPGSDDFSGTYDIEIAISDPSIKWWPGEMVSVRIPVQKLDNVVRIPKTAVLSDSREAFSFVLVEKNGEVLKVKVMPTWIDDSSAYISFASLPEDSRIITEGNFGLLPGHPVRVVD encoded by the coding sequence ATGAGATCTTGGTTCAGGGAAAAAAGAAAAAGCAACTGGTTGGTTCTATTCTTAATATTATTCGGGTTTCTTTTTGTGCTCGTTTTCCTGTATGCCAGATTTCTTCACGAAAGGGAATCGGATGCGCAACACCACTCTGAGGAGAACGCGTACAGGCCCGTAAAGGTAATAACGCCTGTTCCGTCTTCGGGTTCGATCTACACCGAAGTTCTCGGAAGAGTCCGTGGCAAGCAGACCGTCTTGGTCCGCGCGACCGTTTCGGGATGGGTAAAGCGGGTAGATTCCGGCCGGGGCCAGGAAATTGAAAAAGACGGAATAATCCTCGAGCTTTACGATTACCGTGTGGAAACCCGGCTTGACGAAGCAAAGTACAACCTTGAATCCGCCAGGGGAAAGTTTGCCGAGGCTGACAGAGTATACCAAAGGAACACGGCTCTTTTCGAGAAGGGAATAGTGTCTGAGGATGAGACCGAAGCGTCGCGAAACCTGCTTGAAACCGCTTCGGCCGGTGTAAAGGCGCTTGAAGCTTCTTACAACAGAGCCAAGTGGAATTACGAAAACCTCAAAATCCGTTCCCCTATCCAGGGTCAGATCGTTGAAATCGTTCCAGACATAGGGCAGGAAACAAGAAGCGGGGACGTGGTAGCGAAGGTCGTTAACCTAAGCGGCAGGAAAGTAATAGCCGGTGTGGACGTGTCTGTTGCCAGAAGCGTCAAACGGGGAGATGCCCTTGAGGTATCCCTTGCAAGAGACGGCACTGTGGAAACTGTCACGGGCGAAGTTGACGGCGTGAGTCCGGGCTCTGATGATTTCTCGGGCACCTACGATATCGAGATTGCCATATCCGACCCCTCGATAAAATGGTGGCCCGGGGAAATGGTTTCCGTAAGAATACCGGTGCAGAAGCTTGATAATGTAGTCAGAATTCCCAAGACGGCTGTCTTGTCCGACAGCAGGGAAGCTTTCTCTTTCGTGCTGGTTGAAAAAAACGGAGAAGTTCTGAAGGTTAAGGTGATGCCCACTTGGATCGACGACAGCTCGGCCTACATATCTTTTGCCTCGCTTCCCGAAGATTCCAGAATTATAACCGAGGGGAACTTCGGCCTGCTTCCTGGTCATCCGGTAAGGGTTGTCGACTGA
- a CDS encoding cysteine desulfurase, whose amino-acid sequence MGCTEDISGEIYFDNNATTRPLPEVTEAMHEAMGEGFGNPSSAHSAGERARRRMDLARKRTSDLVGCSPEDLIFTSSGTESNNMVFYSCTRKKNRPRIVTTQVEHSSIMKMCNFLELNDVHIEMLEVDEQGVLDIQRLEDALSEKTDLVSVQWVNNETGVIQDMASISELCRKNSVLLHTDAAQAVGKLKVDLAKLHVDFLSFTAHKISGPQGAAVLYAKDRLLVNPFLFGGFQEEGFRPGTENLPGIAGLGTACEIRHTSFEQAIGKMRGLRDQFEKTIIESIPDTSINGGGGERVCNTTNIHFGGTDGRKLVSLLDEAGIRCSQSSACTNFDVTPSYVLTAMGLDEQHAYSSIRFSFCPENSFEETQKATEIIREKCEFLRNHPC is encoded by the coding sequence ATGGGGTGTACAGAGGACATTTCCGGCGAAATCTACTTTGACAACAACGCAACTACAAGACCACTTCCCGAAGTAACAGAGGCCATGCACGAAGCTATGGGCGAGGGGTTCGGCAACCCTTCAAGCGCCCATTCGGCGGGAGAGCGAGCGAGGCGCCGCATGGATCTTGCCCGCAAACGCACATCCGATCTTGTGGGATGCTCCCCCGAAGATCTCATATTCACAAGTTCCGGCACGGAATCAAACAACATGGTTTTCTATTCCTGCACAAGGAAAAAAAACAGGCCGCGCATCGTCACAACCCAAGTAGAGCACTCCTCGATAATGAAGATGTGCAACTTCCTCGAACTAAACGACGTCCACATCGAAATGCTCGAGGTGGACGAACAGGGAGTTCTTGACATCCAAAGACTCGAAGACGCGCTTTCCGAGAAAACCGATCTTGTCTCCGTGCAGTGGGTTAACAACGAGACCGGAGTTATACAGGATATGGCGAGCATTTCTGAACTCTGCAGGAAAAACAGCGTGCTTCTCCACACCGACGCCGCCCAAGCTGTAGGGAAACTCAAGGTAGACCTTGCGAAACTTCACGTGGATTTTCTCTCTTTCACGGCTCACAAAATCAGCGGTCCCCAAGGTGCCGCGGTTCTCTATGCTAAAGACAGGCTACTTGTGAATCCCTTCCTCTTTGGAGGATTTCAGGAAGAAGGGTTTCGCCCCGGGACCGAGAATCTTCCGGGCATAGCCGGCCTGGGAACCGCCTGTGAGATAAGACACACAAGCTTTGAGCAGGCCATAGGGAAGATGAGGGGCCTTCGCGACCAGTTCGAGAAAACAATAATCGAATCCATCCCGGACACTTCGATTAACGGTGGCGGCGGGGAAAGAGTATGCAATACCACCAATATCCATTTCGGCGGAACCGACGGAAGAAAACTGGTCTCCCTTCTTGACGAAGCGGGAATAAGGTGCTCGCAGAGTTCTGCGTGTACGAATTTCGACGTTACGCCATCTTATGTTCTGACCGCCATGGGACTGGATGAGCAGCACGCGTATTCGAGCATAAGATTCAGTTTCTGCCCGGAAAACAGTTTCGAAGAGACACAAAAGGCGACGGAGATTATCCGGGAGAAATGCGAATTTCTCAGGAACCATCCCTGCTGA
- the cofE gene encoding coenzyme F420-0:L-glutamate ligase, with translation MDKTGEIKFVPLRGIPEVKKGDSLGEMILRAAAREEFSFLDGDIVVIAQKVVSKAEGRVVNLSQIEPSGFAVTVSREVSKDPRLVEVILGETRRIVRMDERESGKGRLIVETTGGLVLANAGVDASNVSGGEDVTLLPLDSDRSAGVVRRHIEQETGKYVAVIISDTVGRPWREGLTDIAIGCSGMRPLSDRRGEADTKGFLLTATEMATADQVACAAGLLMEKTAALPVVIARGVDYIRGEGDSGELIRDPAHDLFR, from the coding sequence ATGGACAAGACGGGAGAAATAAAATTTGTTCCCCTGAGGGGAATTCCGGAAGTGAAGAAGGGGGACAGCCTCGGAGAGATGATTCTGCGCGCCGCCGCCCGCGAGGAATTTTCATTTCTCGACGGGGATATAGTTGTAATTGCCCAGAAGGTGGTTTCAAAGGCCGAAGGCAGGGTCGTTAATCTCTCCCAGATAGAACCTTCGGGTTTCGCGGTCACCGTTTCTCGGGAAGTTTCAAAGGATCCAAGACTGGTGGAAGTGATTCTGGGGGAAACCAGGAGAATCGTGAGAATGGACGAGAGAGAAAGCGGGAAGGGAAGGCTTATAGTTGAGACGACCGGAGGGCTCGTGCTGGCAAACGCCGGCGTTGATGCTTCAAACGTTTCCGGGGGCGAGGATGTCACGCTTCTTCCGCTTGATTCCGATCGTTCCGCCGGGGTTGTAAGAAGACATATAGAACAGGAAACCGGGAAATACGTAGCCGTTATAATAAGCGACACTGTGGGACGCCCCTGGCGGGAAGGGCTTACCGACATCGCCATTGGCTGTAGCGGCATGAGGCCACTTTCTGATCGCAGAGGAGAGGCCGATACCAAGGGTTTTCTGCTTACGGCAACCGAGATGGCGACCGCCGACCAGGTGGCGTGTGCTGCGGGATTGCTGATGGAGAAGACCGCGGCGCTGCCAGTGGTGATAGCACGCGGGGTTGACTACATCCGTGGGGAAGGGGATTCGGGTGAACTGATCAGAGATCCTGCCCATGACCTTTTCAGGTGA
- a CDS encoding glycerophosphodiester phosphodiesterase: protein MKGFFEKDFLLISHRGASHYEPENTLRSFRKALDMGSSAIEFDVRKSRDGRLVVIHDSKVDRTTDGKGAVSGKTLSELRSLDAGRGERIPTLEEVFENFGGRCGLVVELKERGTEEETVSLIKKHGLTKEVAVVSFRGDCIRSVRALDSAIPTGLITVFGFGCVKKALSLGCRVVATNHRFMTRRLVSEARENGLFVCCWTVNDPKRGEKLAGMGLDGVITDKPDLL from the coding sequence ATGAAAGGTTTTTTCGAAAAAGACTTTCTTCTCATCTCTCACCGGGGCGCGAGTCACTACGAACCGGAAAATACGCTTCGATCTTTCCGTAAAGCTCTGGATATGGGATCGAGCGCGATAGAATTCGACGTGAGAAAAAGTCGTGACGGCCGCTTGGTCGTCATTCACGACAGTAAAGTTGACAGGACCACGGACGGTAAGGGAGCCGTTTCGGGAAAGACGCTTTCTGAACTCAGGTCTCTTGACGCTGGTCGCGGGGAACGGATTCCGACTCTTGAGGAGGTGTTCGAGAATTTCGGGGGGCGTTGCGGACTCGTAGTCGAGCTTAAGGAGAGGGGCACCGAAGAGGAAACGGTTTCGCTTATAAAAAAACATGGTCTCACCAAGGAAGTCGCGGTGGTTTCTTTCCGCGGAGACTGTATTCGCTCGGTAAGGGCGCTTGATTCCGCCATCCCCACGGGACTTATTACGGTTTTCGGCTTTGGGTGCGTGAAGAAGGCTCTTTCGCTGGGTTGCCGGGTAGTTGCTACGAATCACCGTTTCATGACGCGTCGGCTTGTTTCGGAAGCACGGGAAAACGGTCTTTTTGTGTGCTGCTGGACAGTTAATGACCCGAAGCGAGGTGAGAAACTGGCCGGGATGGGCCTTGATGGGGTAATTACGGACAAGCCCGACCTGCTCTAA
- a CDS encoding cysteine desulfurase: MSSIYLDYNATTPLDPRVLEEMTSYFAEDYGNPSSIHSPGSVARAAVDCARERVSDYLGARPGEIVFTSGGSESNNFAIKGLAYALSDRGNHLVTTAVEHASCLETFRFLERSGFEVTYLPVDSFGLVSPEQFRDAITERTILVSCMYVNNETGVISPIRDIGEIARERGVIFHADAVQALGKMEIDLADLPVDMASFSSHKICGPKGAGALYVRKGIGLEPFVHGGGQERGKRSGTENVAAVCGFGRACELLRGELETENERLGELRDRLFGELFRRVEDVYLNGHPDARVSNTLNVGFPGTPGDSVVMNLDTEGVAVSTGSACSEGNVDPSHVLIAMGLEEQEALCSVRFSFGRFTRSEEIDRVIELLPAIVERIRTLQDF; this comes from the coding sequence ATAAGCTCCATATATCTCGACTATAACGCGACCACCCCCCTTGACCCGCGCGTTCTGGAAGAAATGACTTCCTATTTCGCCGAGGACTACGGGAACCCTTCCAGCATTCATTCTCCTGGAAGCGTCGCGCGTGCGGCGGTTGACTGCGCCCGGGAAAGAGTATCGGATTATCTCGGAGCAAGGCCGGGAGAAATAGTTTTTACTTCTGGGGGCAGCGAAAGCAACAATTTCGCCATAAAAGGTCTGGCCTACGCCCTCTCTGACAGGGGGAACCACCTGGTTACGACCGCGGTCGAGCACGCATCGTGTCTTGAGACGTTCAGGTTTCTTGAGCGCAGTGGTTTCGAGGTCACTTACCTTCCGGTGGATTCCTTCGGACTGGTTTCCCCCGAGCAGTTCCGGGATGCGATTACCGAGCGCACGATTCTTGTTTCCTGTATGTACGTGAATAACGAGACCGGGGTTATAAGCCCGATTCGCGATATAGGAGAAATTGCCCGTGAGAGAGGGGTGATTTTCCATGCCGACGCAGTCCAGGCTCTGGGGAAAATGGAAATCGATCTTGCTGATCTGCCGGTGGACATGGCGTCTTTTTCCTCGCACAAGATTTGCGGCCCCAAGGGGGCGGGGGCTCTTTACGTAAGAAAAGGAATCGGCCTTGAGCCTTTCGTGCACGGCGGGGGACAGGAGAGGGGAAAAAGATCGGGAACGGAGAACGTGGCGGCCGTCTGCGGGTTCGGTCGCGCGTGCGAGCTTCTCCGTGGGGAGCTTGAAACGGAAAACGAAAGACTGGGGGAGCTGCGCGACCGTCTTTTCGGAGAGCTTTTCCGGAGGGTAGAGGATGTTTACCTGAACGGACATCCCGACGCGAGAGTCTCCAATACCCTTAACGTTGGTTTTCCCGGCACTCCGGGTGACTCTGTGGTTATGAATCTCGACACTGAAGGCGTAGCGGTTTCAACTGGTTCCGCCTGTTCCGAGGGGAATGTTGATCCTTCCCATGTGTTGATCGCCATGGGACTCGAAGAACAAGAAGCGCTTTGCTCGGTCAGGTTCAGCTTCGGTCGTTTTACCCGTTCGGAGGAAATTGACAGAGTGATCGAGCTTCTTCCCGCCATAGTGGAGAGAATAAGGACGCTTCAGGATTTCTGA